AGTACCAGATCCTGATAGAGCCGCGCAGACTGAAATACTACGGACTTTCGCTCGATGATGTCATTGCTGCAATGGAAGGGGCGAACACCAACGCCGCCGGTGGAATCCTGAACGAATACGGGAATGAATATCTCATTCGCGGAATCGGGCGCACGCGGGATATTGAAGAACTGGGACAGAATGTTATTCGCGTCGTCGGAGACGTTCCGGTACGCATCCGCGATATCGCTGAAGTTCGCATCGGCGACGCGCCGCGTATCGGTTCAGCATCCCTGGATGCGGCGCCAGCCGTACTGCTTACACCGACGAAGCAGCCCGAGACCAATACGCTCGATCTTGTCGAACGACTCGACGAAGCACTTGACGAACTTCGACGCACGCTGCCGGAAGGCGTGGAGATCAACACAAGTATTTTCCGGCAGTCCACTTTCATCGAAGCGGCGATAGGGAATGTCAGTCGTGCCCTGTTCGAGGGCAGCGTCTTCGTGGTGATCATTCTCTTTCTTTTCCTGATGAATGTGCGCGCTACGGTGATTACGCTCACGGCTATTCCGCTTTCCCTGCTTTCGGCCATACTTGTGATGCATGCGTTGGGTTATACGCTCAACACCATGAGTCTCGGTGGTATGGCGATAGCAATCGGTTCACTCGTCGATGACGCCATCATTGATGTTGAGAACATCATGCGGAGGCTGCGCGAGCGGAATCGACTTCCCGGACCGGAGCGGTCGTCGATTTTCTCTACTATATATAATGCTTCCGTGGAAATACGGAGTTCCATTCTCAACGCCACGCTTATCATCATTGCGGCGTTTGTCCCGCTGTTCTTCCTCAGCGGAATGGAAGGACGCATGCTGCGTCCCCTCGGTATTTCCTTTATCGTATCGCTGGCAACATCACTGCTCATTGCGGTTACCATTACGCCGGCACTCGCGAGCAAGCTGCTGACCAGGGGACGTACACTTGCGGTCTCGGAGCCCCGCGGCGTACGATGGCTCAACCGGGTGTATGAGAAACTTCTGCGGCGCGTGATGCAGCATTCGCGTATGGTGTTTTTCGCGTCAACCCTGCTTTTCCTCGGGGCGATCGCGGGTCTCCTGAGTTTCGGGCGAAGCTTCCTTCCTGAGTTTAACGAAGGCTCGCTGGTGATTACTACCGTCGTGAAGCCGGGTACGGGACTGGCGGAATCGGATTCCATCGGTCGGCATGTCGAGCGCATACTGCTCGAGATACCGGAAATCCAGACGACCGCAAGAAAAACCGGCCGTGGCGAACTCGATGAACATGCCCTCGGTGTCAATACTTCCGAAATCGAAACGCCGCTGCACATGCAGGAGCGTCCGCTCACCGAAGTCCTGGATGATATCCGCGGCCGTCTCTCCCGCGTGCGAGGATTGGTGTTTACAATCGGCCAGCCCATTGGTCACCGCATCGATCACATGCTCTCAGGCACGCGCGCCAATATCGCGATCAAACTCTTCGGTCCTGATCTCGATCGGCTCGCTTCGATCGGTGGGCACATCAGGCAGCTCGTCACGACAGTTCCCGGTGCGGCGGATGTATCGATGGAACAGCAGGCACGCATCCCGCAGTTGCAGATTCGGCCACGGCGCAGCATGCTTGCGAAATATGGCATCACCATTCCCCGCCTCATGCGCTTTGTGGACGTGGCTTTTGCAGGCATGCATATCTCTGAGGTCTATAGTGGTCCACGCGTCCATGACCTCGTTCTGCGATACAACGATGCCAACCGGATGAACCTCGACGAACTCCGATCCACCTTGATCGAGACCGGGGCGAGATCGGCGATGCAGCACAGTTCCGAGGATGCGATTGAGGAGTTCTCCGGGAAAATACCGCTCTCGTATGTCGCAGATGTCGTGTCCACCAACGGTCCAAATACCATCAACCGGGAGAACGTCCAGCGCAGGGTTGTCATCTCCGCGAACGTCGACGGCAGAGATCTGCGCAGCGTGGTCGACGACATGCGACGTCTCATACAGCAGGAAGTGGATCTGCCCGAAGGGTATCATGTGATGTATGGTGGACAGTTTGAGAGTGAATCCGCCGCGTCTCGTACCCTGTTGCTTGCCTCATTGTTGTCGCTTCTCCTGGTGGTATTGCTGCTGTACCAGGAGTTTCGTTCACTGCCGCTCGCGCTTGTCGTGCTCCTCAATCTGCCGCTCGCACTGATCGGGGGGATACTCAGTATCGCCGTGACTTCCCAGGTGCTCAGCATCCCTGCTATCATCGGTTTTATCACGTTGTTCGGTATCGCGACCCGCAATGGCATCCTGCTTGTTGCCCGGTACGAACGGTTGCGTATTGAAGGGCAGGGGATGACCGAGCGCATCGTGCGTGGATCCGTTGATCGCCTGAGTCCCATCCTCATGACGGCACTGACTGCCGGACTCGCTCTGATTCCGCTCGCGCTTTCAGGTGGCACTGCAGGCAACGAAATTCAGAGTCCCATGGCAAAAGTGATACTCGGTGGCCTTCTCACTTCAGTCGTTCTCAACATGTTCGTGATCCCTCTTGCCTATGCTTCCGTCGACCGCTGGCGGCCAGAACCCGGCAAAACTGCACAAAATCCCGAATAATCAATATGATAGAAAAATATACGATGATGTAGTGTAAGGTCAGGTACTCTGCTTTCTTACAAAACTGTAATGCAACTGAAAGGATTTCGTAATGTAGGGTTCAGTCCGCTGTAAGGTTGATGTGCTAGACTGCGTATTGCACTCGTAGCACAGTGAATGCAAGCCGCTGCGAGATGCAAAGTTCATTGACATCAACCAGCAAAAAGGTGCAGCATGCAACGTTCAGCTCCAGCATTTGCACTGATATTGATTGTCTTCTTCGCTGCAGGCAGTCTGGTCGCGCAGCCCCTGCGCACGGATTTCAGGCAGGCCGCGAATGACGACAGTCCCTACATTACCGGTGAAATTCACTGGACCCAGTCGATCCTGCAGAGGAACAATTCCATCTATTACGAGGGGATGTCCGTTCCTCAGCGGATATTCTTCATGAATATACCGTCGACGCAAGGGGATGTGCATACGCTCAAGTTCAGTCACCGCGCGACGAAAAGCGGAAAGCACGCGTATGACTTTCTCACTTCGTATGACCAGGCGGTCAAGGCTGCTATCGCCATCGTCGGTCCCACCGTCATGCATACCCTCAATCCCTGTGGGGATGAGATCGGTCCCCCAAAGAACATGGGTGCGATCTGTGCACAGGTGCGCGGAATGTTTTCGCGAAGTGTGGAACTGCCCTGGAAGATGGGGTCCATTCTCGGGCATGATGTTGAAGCAAGTGCGAAGGCCTACGAACAGCGTTTTGGTAAACGTGAATTGATGCTTTACGGTGATGCGAATATCACCTCCGCCAGCATCACCTTCGATGGATACACGAGCGGTGCAGATCCTCTCGCACAATACACGCTGACATGGACATCGTCTTCAGCCTCCGTGCTCATCGAAATCGCGAGTCACCTCGCGATGAGCATCGATGTCACCGGTGCTGGAACTGGTATCGGCTACGGTGCCGGACTCGGTGCAGGGAGCATCAAGGGTGGATCATACCACTTCATGCTCGACAGGCTCGACAATCAATCGCTCGGGAATCAGGACAATCAGATTTCCAGTGCTGCGGTGATGCAGAGCATTACCTGCAGTACGATCGGACCAGATGTTGTCTGCGCGAACACACAGAACAGTTATACATTCAACACAACACTTACGGGACTGAGTTACACCTGGTCGTTATCGAATAACACCAGTGGTGCGTCCATTGTCACTTCACCGACAGGCTCCACGGTCACGGTTGATGCGGGCAATCTCCCGGGAAGCTACACGCTTACCGTAATTGTGCGCGACGGGGTGCAGACCGTCAGCTGTCCCATCCAGGTCAGCGTCAACGGATTTGCCGTGTCAGCGGTTGCTCAGCCGATACTCTGCAACGGGAATCGGACACCTGTCATCGTGACCGCCAGTGGTGGGACACCGCCGTATTCCGGGACCGGAACCTTCCTGAAGCATGCGGGAATGCACACGTTCACGGTAACCGATGCGAATGGCTGCAGCAACAGCGCTACGATCACTGTAAGTGAACCATCCGAACTCATCGCTTCTGCGGTTACCAATGCTGCACTGATCTGCAGCAACAGCACTGCGGAAGTTACCGTGTCTGCTGTGGGTGGAAAACCACCCTATCGCGGGACCGGAAAATTCCAACGTGGTCCGGGCACACATCATTTCTCTGTCTACGACGCCAATAACTGTGTCAGCTATGCAACGCTGACGGTTGCCTCCGCTCCCACGCTCAATGTCACAGCCGTGACGAGTGCAGCTATCAGCTGTGCGGGTGGAACGGGCCAGGTCACGGTTTCCGCTGCGGGGGGCACGCCGCCGTACACCGGGACGGGAACGTTCACTCTCAGCGCGGGAACGCATCAATTTACTGTCACCGATGCCATGGGCTGCAGCGAAACCACATCATTTACGCTGGCCGAACCTCCGGCGATGCAGGTTGCCGCGCTCATCACATCGCAGATCAGCTGCTACGGCGGCAGCGGTACGGTGGTGGTGTCCGCCAGCGGCGGCACGCCTCCATACAGTGGAACCGGCACGCAGACGCTCACTGCCGGCACCCATACCCTCACTGTGACAGATGCGAATGGCTGTTCGGCCTCCGCGACTGTAACCCTCACGGAGCCTTCATCCGCGCTCAACGTCAGCGCAGCAGTCACATCGGCAATCAGCTGCAATGGCGGCAACGCCACGGTAAGCGTCACCGCAAGTGGTGGTACCGCACCGTACACCGGTACCGGTACATTTTCGAAGTCCGCCGGTACGCACACCTTCACTGTCACAGATGCGAACGGTTGCAGCGAGTCGACAACTCTTACCATCACGCAGCCGGCAAATGCTCTGGCCGTCGCAGCAACAGTAACGTCGGCGATCAGCTGCCATGGAGGCAGCGGTACGATTGACGTGACCGCAAGCGGCGGAACGCCACCTTACAACGGAACCGGTACATTCAACAATACCGCCGGCACGTACACGTTCACCGTTACGGATGCCAACAATTGCACGGCATCAGCAACGGTGACGCTGACTGAACCTGCTGCGGCGATTTCTGTCAACGCGGCAATCACCTCGCAGATCAACTGTCACGGCGGGACCGGGACAGTTGAGGTCACGGCGAGTGGAGGTACTCCTCCATATACAGGGACGGGAACGTTCTCGAAGACCGCCGGAACCCACACCTTCACGGTGACGGATGCAAACGGATGTTCGGCGTCAGCGAGTGTCACCCTCACGGAACCGGCGACAGCGATGAATATCAGTGCTGCCATCACCTCACAGATCAACTGTCACGGCGGTACGGGCACTGTCCAGGTTTCCGCAACCGGTGGTACCCCGCCTTACACGGGTACCGGCACATTCACGCTGACGGCCGGGACACATACGTTTACTGTTACGGATGCGAAAGGATGCACTGCATCGACCAGCCTGACGCTGACCGAACCTGCCTCCGTCATGAGCGTAAGCGCTGCCGTGACCAGTGCGATCAACTGCAACGGTGGCACCGCGACAGTAGACGTGACTGCGAGTGGCGGTACGCCACCCTACACCGGCACGGGCACATTTACCCTGTCGGCCGGGACGCACACCTTCACCGTTACGGATGCGAACGGCTGCTCAGAATCGACGACCCTGACCATCACGCAGCCTGCGCAGGCACTGGCAGTTGCTGCGGCGGTGACCAGTGCGATCAACTGCCACGGCGGTACTGGTACAATCGAGGTGACCGCGAGCGGTGGTACGCCCCCTTACACCGGTACGGGAACATTCTCGAAAACCGCAGGGACCTACACTTTCACCGTCACTGACGCAAAAGGCTGCTCGGCCAGCGCATCCGCGACATTGACGGAACCTGCAACCGCTTTGAACATCAGTGCAGCGATCACCTCGCAGATCAACTGTTACGGCGGAAGTGGCACAGTGACCGTATCGGCGAGTGGTGGTACGCCGCCATACGCAGGCACGGGTACGTTTACACTTTCTGCAGGTACGCATACATTCACGGTTACCGATGCGAATGGCTGCAGTGCTTCAACGAGTGTCACACTTACGCAGCCTGCCGCGTCACTCACGGCATCCGCAACAGCGACACTCATCCTGTGTAATGGTGGCACATCAACCATCACGGTCAGTGCAACAGGCGGAACGCCACCGTATACGGGAACGGGAACCTTTACGGAAGGAGCCGGATCCTACATGTACACCGTGACCGATGCGAAAGGCTGCAGCGCAAATGCAACTGTGAACGTGAACGAACCGCCGGCACTTACCGTGAACCTCACCGCACCGCTGATTCTCTGCAATGGTGGCAGCAGCAATGTTACAGTGAACGCGAGTGGCGGAACACCTCCGTATTCCGGTACGGGCAGCTTTACAAAAGGTCCGGGCACGTATACATTTTCCGTCACGGACGCAAATGGCTGTATGGACAGCGCAACGGTCACATTGACCGAACCGCCGGCATTGACCATTACGGCAACGACAACCTCCATTCTCTGCAACGGAGACAGTGCAACGGTCACCGTGTCCGCATCAGGCGGCACGCCACCGTACTACGGTGTTGGCACCTTCAGCAAGAGCGCCGGAACGCATACATTGACTGTCACCGATGACAATGGCTGCTCCGCTTCGACAACTGTCAGCATCGCGGAACCGCCTCCTCTTACCATGACAGCCAGTGCAACCCCGATATCGTGCCATGGCGACAGTTCCGTCGTCACGGTTACGGCAAGTGGCGGCACCTCTCCCTACACTGGCACGGGTACCTTCATGCGCGGTGGCGGCACATTTACCTTCGTCGTTACCGATGCGAACGGTTGCTCGAAAGCGCAGGCGCTCACGATAGTGAATCCGCCGACGCTGGTTGCCGACATCAGTGCAGCACCGATTCTCTGTAACGGTGGGACGACAACGATCACGGTTGGAGCCAGTGGTGGAACAGCTCCGTACAATGGAACGGGTACATTTACCGAGGGAGCAGGAACGTATACCTACATCGTCAGCGATGTCAATGGCTGTTCCGACACCGTTTCCATTACGTTGCAGGAGCCGCCACTGCTTGTAGCGGCATCCACGTTTACCCCGATTCTCTGCAACGGAGGCTCATCTACCGTTACAGTGACCGCGCACGGTGGTACACCGGTGTACACCGGAACCGGGACATTCACTGTCAGTGCAGGCAGCCATACTTTCACCGTAACGGATGCAAACGGTTGCACGGCAACAACGACAGTCAATATTCCGCAGCCTCCTGCACTTTCGGCCGTGGCCACAGCTTCTTCGGTTTCGTGTGGAAAAGACAGCACACTGGTTACCGTGACCGCAACGGGCGGGACCTCTCCCTACACTGGCACTGGCAGCTTCTATCGCGGACTCGGAACGCACACCTTCGAGGTAGAGGATGCCAATGGCTGCAAGGTCTCGACACAGGTAACCATCACCGGTCCCCCGGCCCTGTACGCTTCGGCCAACGCGACCCCGATACTCTGTCATGGCGGTACCTCAACAGTCGATGTCACGGCCTGGGGTGGTACGCCACCGTACAACGGTGTCGGGACCTTCACCGTCGGCGCCGGCACATACACGTACGTGGTCTCCGATGCGAACAGCTGCACCGACACCGTGGTTGTGACGATTATCGAGCCGCCTGCACTTGTTGCAGCAGTGACGGGTGGACCGATCCCGTGCAATGGCGGGATAGCCACGCTCACCGTTACCGCTTCCGGTGGAACCCCGCCATACAGTGGAATCGGAAGCTTCGATCGCAGTGCCGGCACGCATACGTTCGTCATCGTCGACGGCAACGGCTGCACGGATTCCGTCTCCATCACCCTCATCGATCCTCCGCCTCTCTCGGTCACAGCGACGGCGACCCCGATTCTCTGTCATGGAGATGTATCGACAGTCACCGTTACTGCCTCCGGAGGCACAGCGCCATATACTGGAACCGGAACGTTCATCAAGTATGCAGGCACGTATATCTTCCCGGTGACCGACGCACGTGGCTGCACGGAGTATGCGACCATTACGATTACAGAACCGCCGGAACTCGTGGCAATGGCAAATACACCGACCGTGCTCTGTGGCAAGAACAGCGGCGACATTGTCATCACGGCGATGGGAGGAACCCAGCCATACACCGGCACCGGGACCTTCTCCAGGACCCCGGGGACATACGAGTTCATCGTCGTGGATGCGAATGGCTGCCGCGATACCGTACAGGCAACCGTCGCGGGTCCGCCTGCGCTCTACGCCGCAGTAAACGCGACCCCCATTCTCTGCCATGGCGGCACCTCCACGGTAACCATTACGGCATATGGCGGAACCCCGCCGTACAGTGGGGTAGGTACCTTCACCTATGGAGCCGGAACGCATACCTTCACGGTGGTGGATGCCAACCAGTGCATGGATACAGTGACCATCAATATATACGAGCCGCCCCCACTCACGGTGGTCTGCACGCTCGGTCCCTGTGTCAATGGTGTCCGGACCATCACTGCGACCGTATCGGGTGGAACGCCCCCGTATACCTATAACTGGATGCCGTTCGCGTCACCCGATCCCTTCGTGGACGTGGACTGCAGCTTCAACGGACTCGTGACCCTCTTGGTGCGGGACGCCAACTGGACTTCCAGCGATCCCAACAACGCCGCATGTGAAGCCTCCTGCAGTATCAACGTATTCTCCAAGGGTGCTGCTGAGCAGAACTCACAGCCTGGCGTGAATGAATATGCACTGTATGAAAACTATCCCAATCCCTTCAATCCCACGACGACAATACGCTACTTCCTGCCGGAAGAGAGCGTGGTCGAGCTGAGCGTGATCAATACTCTCGGACGCACCGTCGCGACCGTTGTCGATGAGGTGCTTCCGGCCGGTATGCATTACGCCATCTGGAATGCCACGGAGAGCTTCGGATCACAGATGCCATCCGGAAGCTATATCTACAGGATTCATGCGAAGTCCCGCGAGAGCAATCGTGAGTTCGTTCGTGAACGTCTCATGATGCTCCTGCGGTAATCATTCCAAACTCATCACTTCTGTCAGGCGCCCCGATTCCGGGGCGCTTTTTTTGTTCGACCATTCCCGACGTGCGGCATCTGGATATGATATTCATGATCTCCGGGCCCGGTTGCTGCCATGAATTGGCCGAATCCATGGCCAATCCAATGTTTTTGGAGTGGAGAAAAGGGCCGTTCCCGGCCCGGATTTGACATTTATTTAAACCAAATCAAAATAAATTCGACTCTCTCTTGACTTTTTCAATGCCGGAGTGCATAATGCACACGTCACTTTCGGACAAATAGAATGATTTATATCCGGGAATTGCGCCGGATATGTGTCTGTCCCGGCGGGAGGTGGATTAATCCATACTGCCGCCTGTGCTGAAATGAAAGCTCACAGCTCAATGAAAGCTCACAGCTCAATGAAAGCTCACAGCTCTTTGAGGCACAGTGGAACAGACACCTTCGCGATAAAGGAAGCATGACAACATGGACGCCGGATCGGGATTTCTCGTGTGGCCCGCCCGGTCGTCTCTATCAGTAAATGCAGCGATTGTGCTGAGGGAACCGCCTCTGTCGCACAATTATGTGCATCTGCTTGCAATGATACACCACTAGACATCTTTCACAGTGAATTGAG
The sequence above is a segment of the bacterium genome. Coding sequences within it:
- a CDS encoding CusA/CzcA family heavy metal efflux RND transporter, with amino-acid sequence MLNAIIRYALENRTIVLVMALLLFLAGAVVVTRMEVDVFPDLTAPTVVVMTEAQGMAPEEVERLVTFPVESSMNGAMNVRRVRSSSAPGFSVIWIEFDWGTDIYRARQIVSEKLTTVASALPAGVGKPVLAPQSSLLGEVMLIALRSDTVDARELRSLADWVVRPRLLAVGGVAQVTVIGGEVAQYQILIEPRRLKYYGLSLDDVIAAMEGANTNAAGGILNEYGNEYLIRGIGRTRDIEELGQNVIRVVGDVPVRIRDIAEVRIGDAPRIGSASLDAAPAVLLTPTKQPETNTLDLVERLDEALDELRRTLPEGVEINTSIFRQSTFIEAAIGNVSRALFEGSVFVVIILFLFLMNVRATVITLTAIPLSLLSAILVMHALGYTLNTMSLGGMAIAIGSLVDDAIIDVENIMRRLRERNRLPGPERSSIFSTIYNASVEIRSSILNATLIIIAAFVPLFFLSGMEGRMLRPLGISFIVSLATSLLIAVTITPALASKLLTRGRTLAVSEPRGVRWLNRVYEKLLRRVMQHSRMVFFASTLLFLGAIAGLLSFGRSFLPEFNEGSLVITTVVKPGTGLAESDSIGRHVERILLEIPEIQTTARKTGRGELDEHALGVNTSEIETPLHMQERPLTEVLDDIRGRLSRVRGLVFTIGQPIGHRIDHMLSGTRANIAIKLFGPDLDRLASIGGHIRQLVTTVPGAADVSMEQQARIPQLQIRPRRSMLAKYGITIPRLMRFVDVAFAGMHISEVYSGPRVHDLVLRYNDANRMNLDELRSTLIETGARSAMQHSSEDAIEEFSGKIPLSYVADVVSTNGPNTINRENVQRRVVISANVDGRDLRSVVDDMRRLIQQEVDLPEGYHVMYGGQFESESAASRTLLLASLLSLLLVVLLLYQEFRSLPLALVVLLNLPLALIGGILSIAVTSQVLSIPAIIGFITLFGIATRNGILLVARYERLRIEGQGMTERIVRGSVDRLSPILMTALTAGLALIPLALSGGTAGNEIQSPMAKVILGGLLTSVVLNMFVIPLAYASVDRWRPEPGKTAQNPE